In Halococcus saccharolyticus DSM 5350, a single genomic region encodes these proteins:
- a CDS encoding PrkA family serine protein kinase, which translates to MSGDTETLESLSEEYRASIPTDLRTTRPFQWYLDEVHDEPRVARNAHQRVADMFDFYGTEYDEDDGVVEYHLASEDPLFEGENTFYGREIHEAIHEFVNKVKSGARGLGPERRIKLLLGPVGSGKSDFDRQVRRYFEDYTAREDGRLYTFRWTNLCDVIADQDPADDVVRSPMNQDPLVLLPLDQRARVVETLNDRLDAPYTIRNEQALDPASEFYMDRLLEYYDDDLQQVLENHVEVVRLVIDENKRRGIETFEPKDKKNQDETELTGDVNYSKIAVYGESDPRAFDYSGAFCNANRGIFSGEELLKLQREFLYDFLHATQEMTIKPKNNPRMDIDQVIVGRTNMPEYKEKKGDEKMEAFNDRTKRIDFPYVLQYGEEANIYRKMLKNADVPDVNVEPHTLEMAGLFGVLTRIEEPDSGTVDLLQKAKAYNGEIDEAEDVDVKKLREEATETAEIGEGMEGVSPRFIGDEIAEAIMDSMHRERNFLSPLTTFNHLEENLENHGSIAADLFDTYYRYLELVREEYRERAIEDVRHALAYDLDEIQRQGEKYMDHVMAYIDDDTVEDELTGREQGPDETFLRSVEEKLDVPEDRKDDFRQEVSNWVSRRAREGDTFNPQDNDRLRRALERKLWEDKKHNINFSALVSSGEMDDDERSAWIDALREQGYSRGGAKEVLEFAGAEVAKAEMEE; encoded by the coding sequence ATGTCAGGCGATACCGAAACACTCGAAAGCCTCAGCGAGGAGTACCGGGCATCGATTCCGACGGACCTCCGCACGACCCGGCCGTTCCAGTGGTATCTCGACGAGGTCCACGACGAGCCACGGGTCGCACGCAACGCCCACCAACGCGTGGCGGACATGTTCGACTTCTACGGGACCGAATACGACGAGGACGACGGCGTCGTGGAGTACCACCTCGCCAGCGAAGATCCCCTCTTCGAGGGCGAGAACACCTTCTACGGCCGGGAGATCCACGAGGCGATCCACGAGTTCGTCAACAAGGTCAAATCCGGCGCGCGCGGGCTCGGTCCCGAGCGCCGGATCAAACTCCTCCTCGGTCCCGTGGGATCGGGCAAATCCGACTTCGACAGGCAAGTACGGCGGTACTTCGAGGACTACACTGCGCGCGAGGACGGGCGGCTGTACACCTTCCGATGGACCAACCTGTGTGACGTGATCGCCGATCAGGACCCCGCCGACGACGTGGTTCGGTCGCCGATGAACCAGGACCCGCTCGTACTCTTGCCGCTCGATCAGCGGGCCCGCGTGGTCGAGACGCTGAACGACCGCCTCGACGCACCCTACACCATCCGGAACGAGCAGGCGCTCGATCCCGCCTCGGAGTTCTACATGGATCGCCTGCTCGAATACTACGACGACGACCTCCAGCAGGTGCTGGAGAACCACGTCGAGGTCGTCCGTCTGGTGATCGACGAGAACAAGCGCCGCGGGATCGAGACGTTCGAGCCCAAAGACAAGAAAAACCAGGACGAGACCGAACTCACCGGCGACGTCAACTACTCGAAGATCGCGGTCTACGGCGAGAGCGACCCGCGCGCGTTCGACTATTCGGGCGCGTTCTGTAACGCGAACCGGGGGATATTCTCGGGCGAAGAGTTGTTGAAACTCCAGCGGGAGTTCCTCTACGACTTCCTGCACGCGACCCAGGAGATGACGATCAAGCCGAAGAACAACCCCCGAATGGACATCGACCAGGTGATCGTCGGCCGGACGAACATGCCCGAGTACAAGGAGAAGAAGGGCGACGAGAAGATGGAAGCGTTCAACGACCGGACGAAGCGGATCGACTTCCCTTACGTGCTCCAGTACGGCGAGGAGGCCAACATCTACCGGAAGATGCTGAAAAACGCCGATGTGCCCGACGTCAACGTCGAGCCCCATACGTTGGAAATGGCGGGTCTCTTCGGTGTACTCACGCGGATCGAGGAACCCGATTCGGGGACCGTCGACCTCCTCCAGAAGGCGAAGGCGTACAACGGCGAGATCGACGAGGCCGAGGACGTCGACGTGAAGAAGCTCCGGGAAGAGGCCACTGAAACTGCGGAAATCGGCGAAGGGATGGAAGGAGTTAGTCCGCGATTTATCGGCGACGAGATCGCGGAGGCGATCATGGACTCGATGCATAGGGAGCGAAACTTCCTCTCGCCGCTGACCACGTTCAACCACCTCGAAGAGAACCTCGAAAACCACGGCTCGATCGCAGCCGATCTCTTCGACACCTACTACCGCTACCTCGAACTCGTCCGCGAGGAGTACCGAGAGCGCGCGATCGAGGACGTCCGCCACGCGTTGGCGTACGACTTGGACGAAATCCAGCGCCAGGGCGAGAAGTACATGGACCACGTGATGGCGTACATCGACGATGATACCGTGGAAGACGAACTCACCGGACGCGAACAGGGTCCCGACGAAACGTTCCTTCGCTCCGTGGAGGAGAAACTCGACGTGCCCGAGGACCGGAAAGACGACTTCCGTCAGGAGGTGTCGAACTGGGTCTCCAGGAGAGCGCGTGAGGGAGACACGTTCAACCCTCAGGACAACGACCGACTCCGGCGCGCGCTGGAACGCAAGCTCTGGGAGGACAAGAAACACAACATCAACTTCTCGGCGTTGGTGTCGAGCGGCGAGATGGACGACGATGAACGGAGCGCATGGATCGACGCGCTGCGCGAGCAGGGCTACTCCCGTGGGGGAGCCAAGGAGGTGCTCGAGTTCGCCGGCGCGGAGGTCGCCAAAGCCGAGATGGAGGAGTGA
- a CDS encoding UPF0179 family protein has product MSQITLVGTRLADVGTEFVYQGEASACEGCPYRDQCLNLREGVRYRITGVRENAQTLECGVHDTGVRAVDVEPAPVMANVSPKSAYAGSKARLEGPCPHTECPSHEYCEPAGVDFDAEYRIREVIGDPPHDYCHLDRELTLVEFAPLDT; this is encoded by the coding sequence ATGTCACAGATCACACTCGTCGGAACGCGGCTCGCGGACGTCGGCACCGAGTTCGTCTACCAGGGCGAGGCGAGCGCGTGTGAGGGCTGTCCCTACCGCGATCAGTGTCTCAATCTCCGCGAGGGCGTCAGGTATCGCATCACCGGAGTTCGGGAGAACGCCCAGACGCTCGAATGTGGTGTCCACGACACCGGCGTTCGGGCGGTCGACGTCGAACCCGCGCCCGTGATGGCGAACGTATCCCCGAAAAGTGCGTACGCCGGCAGCAAAGCGCGGTTGGAGGGGCCGTGCCCGCACACCGAGTGTCCGAGCCACGAGTACTGCGAACCAGCCGGGGTCGACTTCGACGCCGAGTACCGCATCCGGGAGGTGATCGGGGATCCGCCGCACGACTACTGCCACCTCGACCGCGAACTGACGCTCGTCGAGTTCGCCCCGCTGGACACCTGA
- a CDS encoding 2Fe-2S iron-sulfur cluster-binding protein, with protein MSDRIPVTVVVDDEETTIEVDRGDTLRDASLEHELPVYGTLSQYANCGGRGLCSTCTVEVDPAPEPTHWHDAAAVRFGYPRLSCCIEVEEPLTVGLLDKHVWGQVLPRHVTPE; from the coding sequence ATGAGCGATCGAATCCCCGTGACGGTCGTCGTGGACGACGAGGAAACGACCATCGAAGTCGACCGGGGTGACACCCTGCGCGATGCATCACTCGAACACGAACTGCCGGTCTACGGAACGCTCTCGCAGTACGCCAACTGCGGCGGTCGGGGCCTGTGTTCGACGTGCACCGTCGAAGTCGATCCCGCCCCGGAGCCGACCCACTGGCACGACGCCGCAGCCGTCCGATTCGGGTATCCACGACTCTCGTGCTGTATCGAGGTCGAGGAGCCGCTGACGGTCGGTCTCCTCGACAAACACGTCTGGGGACAGGTGCTCCCCCGCCACGTGACGCCGGAGTGA
- a CDS encoding DUF5820 family protein: MTDFDALPDGWTVWNESEERCVLVYRPDVFDSHEFPAPCLPTIYLTHGRRSRRPGTDRRSTTGDSWYVTLYLEPDVDRDADRFADHEAAVAGAIDLAKRFADGAIDYRGLYQVPREEYFEKLDELTGHE; the protein is encoded by the coding sequence ATGACCGACTTCGACGCGCTCCCGGATGGATGGACCGTCTGGAACGAGTCCGAAGAACGGTGCGTACTGGTCTACCGGCCGGACGTGTTCGACAGCCACGAGTTCCCGGCCCCGTGCCTCCCGACGATCTACCTCACTCACGGTCGGCGATCGCGCCGCCCCGGGACCGACCGTCGATCGACCACCGGCGACTCGTGGTACGTCACGCTATATCTCGAACCCGATGTCGACCGCGACGCCGATCGGTTCGCGGACCACGAGGCGGCCGTCGCGGGAGCGATCGATCTCGCGAAGCGTTTCGCCGACGGAGCAATCGACTACCGGGGACTCTATCAGGTCCCTCGCGAGGAGTACTTCGAGAAGCTCGACGAGTTGACCGGACACGAATAG
- a CDS encoding NUDIX hydrolase — protein MTDSDDRYVVNVEAAIYRDGEYLLVERAAAEDHAAGTLALVGGTVEATDTGDALEATLRREVREEVAIAITDPQYVQSNAFTTDDGTSCVNVVFLCRHDDGEARVAAPAEVAAVEWLSIDAVLDRSAIPPWTAEFLTLADERRRVLDW, from the coding sequence ATGACTGACAGCGACGACCGATATGTCGTGAACGTGGAGGCTGCGATCTATCGCGACGGTGAGTATCTGCTCGTCGAGCGCGCGGCCGCCGAGGACCACGCTGCGGGTACGCTCGCGCTCGTCGGCGGGACGGTTGAGGCGACCGACACCGGCGACGCCCTCGAAGCCACGCTCCGACGTGAAGTCCGCGAGGAAGTCGCTATCGCGATAACGGACCCCCAGTACGTCCAGAGTAACGCGTTCACGACCGACGACGGAACGTCCTGTGTGAACGTGGTGTTCCTGTGCCGGCACGACGATGGTGAGGCACGGGTCGCCGCCCCGGCAGAAGTCGCCGCGGTGGAGTGGCTGTCGATCGACGCGGTGCTGGATCGGTCGGCGATACCACCGTGGACGGCGGAGTTCCTGACGCTGGCCGACGAGCGCCGCCGCGTACTCGATTGGTAG
- a CDS encoding PrkA family serine protein kinase, producing the protein MADHDPTREESIPTDDDPTTTDGAAGEDYVTAADRALRATYEEPMSLAEYVDRALEEPAIAAHAAKYLVSAIESMGTRTVIEEGEEKERYRFFDDPHNHGEHAILGNTELLNAFVDDLRSIAARRGKEEKIIWFAGPTATGKSELKRCLINGLREYSKTDAGRRYTVEWNVAGAGDGPGLTYGDKYQDDEDDWYESPVQSHPLSVFPPEIRAEIVAAINDHRDDHIPVVAEGRLDPFCREAYEYLEDRYRREGVEDRFSAITDPRHLRVKNYVVDVGRGIGVLHSEDSGSPKERLVGSWMAGMLRELESRGRKNPQAFSYDGVLSQGNGLLTIVEDAAQHADLLRKLLNVPDEGSVKLDKGIGMDVDTQLMIISNPDLEAQLNQHAERNDQDPLKALKRRLDRREFRYLTNLSLEAELIRRELTNETEIWQAESYGELAAKIREPLTVDVRDEHRVKTVELAPHTVAAAALYSVVTRLDDDLPAGLDLVDKALLFDQGYLQRGDERVDGDEFDFDDGRDGEAGIPVTYTRDVLADLFYAERDRHHPDLAVEDVVLPQDVLDTMAEGLADAPVFSADERGEFESRVVTVKNEVFDRQEDDVLEAMMRDKRVDECTVAEYVEHVYAWATDEQVANDRGERVDPDPLKMKVFETEHLGRFDPESYDGNEPSPAVREFRTENIITALNRHAWHNRDEEFRASDVALTEIPVIESVLGSYDWDDVRRTFEDFDPRQWDDPPSGTETARCKETTIDNMIDLFGYTEASAELTSRHVMSQMSYQWSRRG; encoded by the coding sequence ATGGCCGACCACGACCCGACTCGTGAGGAGTCCATCCCGACCGACGACGATCCCACCACGACGGACGGAGCGGCGGGTGAAGACTACGTCACGGCCGCCGACCGCGCGCTCCGGGCGACCTACGAGGAGCCGATGAGCCTCGCGGAGTACGTGGACAGAGCGCTCGAAGAGCCCGCAATCGCCGCCCACGCCGCGAAGTACCTCGTGAGCGCGATCGAGTCGATGGGCACCCGAACCGTGATCGAGGAGGGCGAGGAGAAGGAGCGCTACCGCTTCTTCGACGATCCACACAACCACGGCGAGCACGCGATTTTAGGGAACACGGAACTCCTGAACGCGTTCGTCGACGACCTCCGGTCGATCGCGGCCAGGCGTGGAAAGGAGGAGAAGATCATCTGGTTCGCGGGCCCCACGGCAACGGGAAAATCCGAGCTGAAGCGGTGTCTCATCAACGGCCTGCGCGAGTACTCGAAGACCGACGCCGGCCGGCGCTACACTGTCGAGTGGAATGTCGCGGGGGCGGGCGACGGACCAGGCCTGACCTACGGCGACAAATACCAGGACGACGAGGACGACTGGTACGAGAGCCCGGTTCAATCGCATCCCCTCTCGGTGTTCCCACCCGAAATCCGCGCGGAGATCGTCGCCGCGATCAACGACCACCGTGACGACCACATCCCGGTCGTGGCCGAGGGCCGGCTCGACCCGTTCTGCCGGGAGGCCTACGAGTATCTCGAGGACCGGTATCGTCGCGAGGGCGTCGAGGATCGGTTCTCGGCGATCACGGATCCGCGCCATCTCCGGGTGAAGAACTACGTCGTGGACGTCGGCCGCGGGATCGGCGTGCTCCACTCGGAGGACTCGGGCAGCCCGAAGGAACGCCTCGTTGGGTCGTGGATGGCGGGGATGCTCCGCGAGCTCGAATCGCGAGGGCGGAAGAACCCCCAAGCGTTCAGCTACGACGGCGTCCTCTCGCAGGGCAACGGCCTTCTCACGATCGTGGAGGACGCTGCTCAGCACGCCGATCTCCTCCGGAAACTGCTGAACGTGCCCGATGAGGGGAGCGTGAAGCTCGACAAGGGGATCGGGATGGACGTCGACACCCAGCTGATGATCATCTCGAACCCCGATCTCGAAGCCCAGCTGAACCAACACGCCGAGCGCAACGATCAGGACCCGCTGAAGGCGCTCAAGCGCCGGCTCGACAGGCGGGAGTTCCGGTATCTCACCAACCTCTCGCTCGAAGCCGAGCTGATCCGGCGCGAACTCACGAACGAGACCGAGATCTGGCAGGCCGAGTCGTACGGCGAACTGGCGGCGAAGATCCGCGAACCGCTCACCGTCGACGTGCGCGACGAACACCGGGTCAAAACGGTAGAGCTCGCGCCTCATACGGTGGCGGCGGCGGCGCTGTACAGCGTCGTGACGCGGCTCGATGACGACCTTCCGGCGGGGCTCGATCTCGTCGACAAAGCGCTACTCTTCGATCAGGGATACCTCCAGCGCGGCGACGAGCGCGTCGACGGCGACGAGTTCGACTTCGACGACGGGAGGGATGGTGAAGCCGGTATTCCGGTCACGTACACCCGCGACGTACTCGCGGACCTGTTCTACGCCGAACGCGACCGCCACCACCCCGATCTCGCCGTGGAGGACGTCGTTCTGCCCCAGGACGTGCTCGACACGATGGCCGAAGGGCTCGCGGATGCGCCGGTGTTCTCGGCGGACGAGCGTGGCGAGTTCGAGAGCCGAGTCGTGACAGTGAAAAATGAAGTGTTCGACCGACAGGAGGACGACGTGCTCGAAGCGATGATGCGAGACAAGCGCGTCGACGAATGCACCGTCGCGGAGTACGTCGAGCACGTCTACGCGTGGGCGACCGACGAACAGGTCGCAAACGACCGGGGCGAGCGCGTCGATCCCGACCCGCTGAAGATGAAGGTGTTCGAAACCGAGCATCTGGGCCGGTTCGACCCCGAGAGCTACGACGGCAACGAGCCCTCGCCGGCGGTTCGGGAGTTCCGCACGGAGAACATCATCACCGCGCTGAATCGCCACGCGTGGCACAACCGCGACGAGGAGTTCCGGGCGAGCGACGTCGCGCTGACCGAGATCCCCGTGATCGAGTCGGTGTTGGGAAGCTACGACTGGGACGACGTCCGCCGGACGTTCGAGGACTTCGACCCGCGCCAGTGGGACGACCCGCCGAGCGGGACCGAGACCGCGCGCTGCAAGGAGACGACGATCGACAACATGATCGACCTGTTCGGTTACACCGAGGCGTCGGCGGAGCTGACGAGCCGCCACGTCATGAGCCAGATGAGCTATCAGTGGTCACGGAGGGGCTGA
- a CDS encoding succinylglutamate desuccinylase/aspartoacylase domain-containing protein, with product MRIEQLGDGEPEIAVVGGIHGDEPCGVRAVEHLIDTQPDVKRPVKCIVANEEALDQGTRYVDDDLNRVFPGDPDSASHERRLASRLLAELRGCRVLSMHSTQSYANPFAVVADDGLAVAESICPYLTLDAVIDAGAFTEGRLVSYAEVVEVECGYQGSEEAAANAVAICQEFLAAVGALPGGEPRTSDVPLYRLQHLIPKGPASGYEVFVTNFERVAAGEAYAAAGDETLIAEKPFYPVLMSPYGYEDEFGYAAELAGKLGGEPTRPDPEQRPSGATES from the coding sequence ATGCGAATCGAGCAGTTGGGCGACGGTGAGCCCGAAATCGCCGTCGTCGGCGGGATTCATGGCGACGAGCCGTGCGGTGTGCGCGCGGTCGAACACCTCATCGACACCCAGCCGGACGTCAAGCGCCCGGTGAAGTGTATCGTGGCGAACGAGGAGGCGCTGGATCAAGGAACCAGATACGTCGACGACGATCTCAACCGGGTGTTTCCCGGTGATCCCGACAGCGCCTCGCACGAGCGACGCCTCGCCAGCCGTCTCCTCGCGGAACTCCGGGGCTGTCGGGTCCTCTCGATGCACTCGACGCAGTCGTACGCGAACCCGTTCGCCGTCGTCGCCGACGACGGACTCGCCGTCGCGGAGTCGATCTGTCCGTATCTCACGCTCGATGCGGTGATCGACGCGGGCGCGTTCACCGAGGGACGACTCGTGAGCTACGCCGAGGTGGTGGAAGTCGAGTGTGGCTACCAAGGCTCCGAGGAGGCTGCGGCGAACGCCGTCGCTATCTGTCAGGAGTTTCTCGCCGCGGTCGGCGCGCTCCCCGGCGGCGAGCCACGCACCAGCGACGTCCCGCTCTACCGACTCCAACACCTCATCCCGAAAGGGCCGGCGTCGGGCTACGAGGTCTTCGTCACCAACTTCGAGCGCGTCGCGGCGGGGGAAGCCTACGCGGCCGCCGGCGACGAGACGCTCATCGCCGAGAAACCCTTCTATCCCGTGTTGATGTCGCCGTACGGCTACGAGGACGAGTTCGGCTACGCCGCCGAACTCGCCGGCAAACTCGGCGGCGAGCCGACGCGACCCGACCCTGAACAGCGACCGTCGGGCGCAACCGAGTCGTGA
- a CDS encoding alpha/beta fold hydrolase, with translation MPTVQTNEIQMYYEEYGEGPPIVFLHGATADHRLWAEQAKPLASDYRVIVYDLRGHGRTGGSERASYTMGLYADDLGALISGLDLDRPVICGLSMGGMIAQRYAAESPSTIAALCTIGTMTPEILSRSEWVERRLFPTVAEFLSPAVDPDRVMSMMFQFHEWWFDEEGLGDLEKAERIKNDHAADVPEVLDEELEKIDDVITSYPSDSIDHASITVPSLLLYGELERAMQARHAAYMADVIPVAETRQIPNAGHNSHVDNPEFIRDSLHEFLSIAASDRYGTERSSP, from the coding sequence ATGCCAACCGTCCAGACGAACGAGATCCAGATGTACTACGAGGAGTACGGGGAGGGACCACCGATCGTGTTCCTCCACGGTGCGACGGCCGATCACCGACTCTGGGCCGAACAGGCCAAACCGCTCGCCAGCGACTATCGGGTCATCGTGTACGATCTCCGTGGTCACGGTCGAACCGGCGGTTCCGAGCGTGCCTCGTACACGATGGGACTGTATGCTGACGACCTCGGCGCTCTCATCAGCGGTCTCGATCTCGATCGGCCGGTTATCTGTGGCCTCTCGATGGGCGGCATGATTGCCCAGCGGTACGCGGCTGAATCACCGTCGACGATCGCGGCCCTCTGTACGATCGGTACGATGACTCCCGAAATCCTGTCGCGAAGCGAGTGGGTCGAGCGCCGGCTGTTCCCGACGGTTGCGGAGTTCCTGTCGCCGGCTGTCGATCCGGACCGTGTAATGTCAATGATGTTTCAATTCCACGAGTGGTGGTTCGACGAGGAGGGGCTCGGTGATCTCGAAAAAGCTGAACGAATCAAGAACGATCACGCTGCGGACGTGCCCGAGGTACTCGACGAGGAATTGGAGAAAATCGACGACGTCATCACGTCGTACCCGTCCGACTCGATCGACCACGCCTCGATCACCGTGCCATCGCTGCTGCTGTACGGTGAGCTCGAAAGAGCGATGCAGGCTCGCCACGCAGCGTACATGGCCGATGTGATTCCCGTCGCTGAAACCCGGCAGATCCCGAACGCCGGCCACAACTCCCACGTCGATAACCCAGAGTTCATCCGCGACTCACTCCACGAATTCCTCAGTATCGCTGCCAGCGATCGATACGGAACGGAGCGATCCAGTCCCTGA